The region ACGCCTGCAAGGAAATGGCACATGCGTCTGTACCAGATGACGTGCAGATAAGGCAGACAAGTTGGCCCACTAACTCCAAACACACGACAAGCACAGAGAGGAGCATAATGCAGAAAAGCACGAAGGCTTATTTAAACTGCAGgtgacatgaaatattttttaaggGCCATCTTCCCTTTTGCtgatttcatttgcattcatttctgtctgGGTATCCTCTTGCTCCTTATGTatggtttccttttttaatcagCACGAACTCAGATGTGAGTCTCAGTCACTTCAAGCTGCTGGAAACCCAAAATACAAGACGGACGACTGGTTGAGAATTTTGAGGGATGATGATTCAAAACATCGCAGGGTTGTAAAAACTGCTTTCCTTGTACTCAAAGAAATTCTTTGAAAGGGCCACAAATGGCACAAGTGAGTTTGTGAAAGCTCCGCATCACAAATCAATATGAATAAAGTTGTGTTACGGTCTCTGGTCTTACTGGTGAGCAGACTGACTCCACATTATTATGTGAACATAAAAGAAACTAGAAACGAAGACTGTAGACATTGCAAATGTTGAAATTCACATTTCCACGATAATCCACGATGAAGCAATTGTCTTAATTTAAAATGCTAACTTTATGTTAAACCTGCTTGTGTTTTGACACAGAGATGAAGATCTTGGAAGTCGATTCGGTTATTTTAcaagaaaacagcagtctgaatttcacaaaaaagaaattgagatTTAAACCATTTAGCAGCACTGGTAACTAACTAACATAAATaagtagataaaaaaaagtaaatgaatgcAAACGTTAGTCCACATAAAGCCTAAAATATCGGATAAAGAAgctgattaaaagaaaaacagacgcACCTGTAGTTACACGTCGGCGACGCAAACAGCGTATCCGCCGCAGGaggacaacaaaagaaaaggcagaaagtgtcttaacaaagaaacaaaacaccgATAACTTACAGACAACTCCAATCCCTCCGTCTCCCtcgtcctctctcctccagctgacTTTGTCTCAGATAAGTCCGGAGGACCGGAAGGTGAGGAAAGTTTGGCGCAGACAGCCAGGAGCGCCTCTCCACATTTTCCATGACAGGTGCATTTCCTCCGCCTTTGACCTCACAGGAGCCCAGAGAGGAAAATCAGAGCCATTAAAACCACGTTTTTTTACTCTAAAGAAAATCGGATGCATCTGGGTACACGCTGTGTAGAAAATGGGTCCCAGAGTCAGTAGGAAGTGAATATATTTCCTCAGGCACTGTGCTGAGTTATAATGTTAACATGTTTGGCCGTTTGCACTTGCAGTTTATGCTGCTTTATACCTGTGCTCAGTTAAAGAGATGGCAgaacaacacattttttgaGCACATGATCATTAGGTTTATCAAATTAGAACAATTTTAAACTTAATCTGAGTCAGctgtttccataaaaaaaaaaacaaaaaacaaaaacaagttatgTGCAGTTTAAAAACTGCAGGAAATCTGTGGGGCTGCACAGACTGAGGGCTCAGCCTTGACTATGAGTGGAAAAAGGTAACCCTGAATGTTCCTGCTGATTTTATATATGATTGATAATGTATTTAAGAGGAAACTTACTaagaaatcaaatcaatatcTGCTTGATATGTTTAATCAGGAGTTTTGGCGAGTAATGCAAATAGCTATTTTGTGGTTTCACCTGTTGGTGCCGTCACGGCAGATACTGATAggtgacagaggaaaaacagtCCTAACTGTCTCAGTAGCATGTTGATCCATCATAAGTCATAATAGCTTCAGTGATCTTTGGCAAAGATTACTGTGGGAAGAATGAATATCACTCAACCGGGGGATATTTCCTTATTTGGGTCCAAAATCTGCCAAAGCTGCTCAGCTGGTTTTAGATCTGATGGCAGCAAAAGCCATATCATGTGATTCACATCATTCCCATAGTCTAAAAACCATGATGACTCCCTCATGCATTCAGGGTCTCTGTCTAGTTTGTGAGCAGTTTGAAGATCAGAACTGGATCTCTTTAAAAATATACTTCTGTTATATTCCAAGTTCTAACAGATAAATATTTAGTTGAAACATGTCTGGGATGTTTCCACGTTGAATGTgggagacaggaaaaaaaaactaaaacaagcaCATTTGTACCCACCTGCCCTGACTAAATAAAAGTAGCTACAATCAATACGTCAGTTGATTTCACACTGACAAATGCAATAAATCACATAAATCAGCAGggcttgtgtttatttattctttacttccttacatttaaaatgtttagcCACAAAATCCAATCTGTATGTGTTCACCTCTTCCACTCAGGATGGTCTGCAGTCCAAGTCCAGCACAACATGGTGAACATGGGGTGCATATGACTTAACGCGTTCTATGTGCTGGATGTTTGTTGTCCATGATACACCAGTGATGTCCCTTAAAAGACAGGTGATGCGGTTTGCTGCGTCATCAGCCCAGGCCTGCCACACTTCCCTGTTAGCTTTTTTCCCAGAAACCCTCTGGGTGGCATCATTGACAGCTGGACTGGCTGTAGTGTTTGGTAATGGTGACGTAACGTTCTGGTGAATGTGCAAAATGCCACCGGTTTTTCTCTTCAGCAGGCGACAGGCAACAGGCCAGCCGTCCTCAGAGCTCGGGATGAGACCCAGATTGACCCGGTCAGCAATGTCACACAGTTGGAgctgggagggaaaaaaaaaaaatctgtatataTCTCTATAGCTCAATATTATTGTGTGacttaatgtttgtgtgtataaacaacagatacagagagagaacaagtAGTGTGCACATAAAACAGGTTACTTGTCGGTTGTCTCCTCTGTGAATAGTGCAGCATTCAGACACCCCGTTTGCCTCAAGGTTTTTCTGTAAAGCTTCAATAGCATCGGGGTTCCACTCGCAGGCATGAACATGACTGGCACCCGCATGGACCAGAAATGGGAGCGTGAAGTATCCGATACCTAACACAAATTGTGGCAGTTACACCACAACATTCATGTTAATTCAATTTTGAGTGACGCGACAGGATGATCAGGGATTAAACCTAAATCTAGACTTAATTCAGGATTGAAGGTTTGGACgtttcagcttctgtttttccaattgtgaaatataatttgttACAAAGACACTACACTAAACGGTATGACACTGTGTAAGTGTGGCTTTATTGTTCTCACTAACGAGATGTTAAAGTGCAAAGAATGTAAACGATTTTACCACCTGCATATAAATCCACCACAGTCTCCCCTCTGCAGTCAAATCCAGCAACTCGGAGCTTCTCAGTTATATTTCCAATTGAGAACATACATTTGGTTACATCAAACTCGTACCTAAGATAAAGAAGAGAAGTTTCAAGTCAGGCTTTGTCATGCATAACGTACTAACCATGTGCCAAAGGCATATTCAGttagaaaaatattgaataataCTTACGTAATACCATTGTCTACATGTTTGACCCAGCTGCGCTCTCCTAACAGCATTGTGACCACAGGAGATCTAAACCCATCCTTCGATATTCGACTCATCTTAGCCAAGCGCTCAGCCCCCAACCCTGTCGCTACTGCactccacagctgctgctctaaacaagtaaaaaaagaaCGTTGTACACCAGCGCAGGGGGCACCTTATCTTGAAACACCATAGATTTACTTCCAAAACAGCCTCAGTTCTTCGCGGTATCAAAATCCGAGAACTGCGTGATCCCCATTTCTCAGAGAAACTCAAAGCAgcacctctggcatcaacaatCATTCCACAGACATCACATTTACCCTTCGTTCCCTCGTTTGATGTGAACATTAACAGAAGAACCTTCATTGTGCATTATTTTGAGATTCACGTGGTGGTTATGTTACTGGCTGATTACATCATTGCACGACGAAGCAggtgaaaacagagacagtTAGTGGCAAAGAATGGTGCGGCAGAGTTTGAGGACAGTACCCATTTTCCTCCATTGCGGCAGGGAAAAACAGCCATCGCCCAGCAGGACCAGGTCTCCATGCCTCTGGAAACTACGAGGGAGgtccctcctcagctcctctgtcCACGTCTCACCGTGAGACTCCATCAGCGGCTGGAGGATTTTCTCAAGTTTACTTCCACCTGTCTTTCCTCTCCGTTTCTTTGACTGTAGAGGAGTCTGTGGTGAAAAGGAAACAGATGCATAAGGTAACTTTAAAAAGGTGCAGTCTGGTGATAATAGTGTTCTTCTCTGCTTTGTTGTACCTGACTCCAGACTATTTCACAGTAACTGTCTGCAGCTACTTTGCTCCTGAGGGACTGCAGGTCAagctgagacagacaggaaggtaAAATGGGCAAGAGGACTGTCCCATCTGTCTCCTTCAGCAGACACAAAGTCAGGTCCACTGCTCCGCTGGACTCAAGGCTTCTCCTGTGAAACAGTATGTACATTTTGATATTGTCATCAGCAGCCACAGAAAACACCGTTAACACTTCACTGaaacaatgttttcatgttgaccggcggctaacgttagctctgGAGCTAATCCCTCACTAAATGGATAATTACCTGAAGTGTTGTGCGTGACATTGCGACACACGAAGACAAGGCACACCGTCCAtgtgtaaacaaacaacaaaacaaaacaaacaaacccactgTGTTGCCACTATGTATTAATAGTTGGCTGCTCTACAACAACACAGCACGTGTTTCCAGTCGGACGATTTTAGAGGAGGGAcattcaaaaagacaaaactttaTTGGGAAGAGAaattgatgtgtttgtgttgtgctgacGCTTTAAAGCGGCTGTAATCTTTCATCAAAACGTgatgcagctgtgttttattttgattaagaTGAAAACTCTgaattacaacaaaaacaggaatcAGTTTAGTTTGGGTAAGTTTCTCACTGATGTCGGTAGATGGAGACAAAACTCGATGAGGAGATTATTTATTTGGCTGCAAATACAAATAATGTGTGGTAAAAGATTATTTATGAGTTACTATGCCGAGTGGAGGACTTTGTCCATTATGCATCCTTTGTCAGACTCTTGTAATTGAAAATCCATGTAAAATCCTCTTTTTTTATGCAGGGTGAATCTCATTTACAGTCCCAGAATTGATTATTTTTGGATTTGACCAGTTTCAGATCTAGAGTAACGCAAAATACAAATGTTGAACCAcaatattcagttttatttgactATTATTCCCTTAAAATTGCTTCAATTTTCTTTGGGAGATTTccttcatatttatatttgaagTGGTTTTAAATTGATAAGGAGCTTGACAGAAGGCTTCTTGACGTGCGTTTTAAAGTATTGGATGTATTTTGACATAAGTagacaaagtgtttttcttgtggcCCATGTGGCTTTGTGCTTTAGTGTTAGTATCACAGGCAGGGAAGTATTGTGTCAAATCATTGTCTTTTTTGTAGATAAAGTTGTCTGACTGCATGTAAAAAgtcatatctttttttttttttgtatgctgtAACATCAGTCTGCCACTTCTTCACTGATATCTCTTTAGATGATGAAAAGTGGCACGAGAATTATAATTCAGACTTTAAGCTGCCTGCAAGTATATTTGAACCTGAGATGGCAGGATGGTCAAAACAACATCTGACAGGTCATGTATTAATAATGCCCTGCTCTGGGGTAGATATAAAACAGCATGGGTCCTGTATGATGAGGACCTTTTCTGAGGTGGGTTTATCATTTAAGGGCAGACTGAGAGTGAAGGGTGTTTGGTTTATGTCCATTTCTTCCCTTTTTGCCTGATAAAATGTCATCTTTACTCCTGCGTGCAGCAAAAATGGGGCAGTAATGGtaacaacaaacagaacaacGGCATTTAAACAATTTATTCAAGTACTCTGAAAGGACCTAACAGGAACTACTATGCATATCCGTCTAAATGATTGTTATTGTCCATGGACATGTAATCACACAGACTTTCAATTAATAGCTTCTGCAGACTTTACAGCCACAACAGTTACAAATCCCAAGAAGGCTAAGTCTGGGAAAAATACAAGTGTGatgtttctaacatctggaaCTATTAACTCATCTTACAACCTGACCTGTTTTAACAATTTAATCATGTAAGCGAGACGAGTAACCCTAAaccaggaaaaacaacacacttatttttaaagattGTGATGAAAGATATTGGTTTGGGGCGTTCATTTTTGCAATCATGCTGCAAACTGAGTGTCAAATACTACACTTCTTGCTGACACAAGCTGATGATGTCCTACACTGACACCCACCTGAGGCACTGCTCCTCTGCGCATCCTTACATGTTGAGCCAATGCTCAAACATCACTGAACCCCAACGCCCAAAACATATTTGCTGATGTATTTTCCTATagatttaaatatgaattatcACTGTTCACCAACCAGCAGAGCAGTGCTGTGATTCCTGCCGTCTTTAAACAATGAaccccttttcctcctcttgccAGCCAGATACAAAACCATTAACAACTTGGCCTGCTTGGCATTGTTTTGTACATGTCACAGAGCCTGATTACATGTTAACGGCTCTGCTGTACCACACAGTATGTTTCTCCCCTTATTCAGGCATATATTTCCTTTCAATTGTTTGAtgcacatgcattttttttttacttgcaaaGTCATGcatttaacaaaagaaaaaaaaagaaacacaaacaaaaaacaggacacATTTAATGGAGCACTAGATGTAGATGTGGAtaggaaaagacaaacaaaaaaataaataaaaatacaaatacaagtgagagaaaaagaagtgttTACATGCATTGTTTCCCTCTGCTCACTCAAACTCCTTTGTATGCAGGAACTCTTGGGGGATTCGTGCATTTGGTATCTATTACCAATTCACTTCACCGATACTCGCCCCCAACTGTCTCCTCCGGTGGGTGATACGACATGCGGACAATTATTTTTGCATATTAACATGATCTGAGCAGGACCTGTCTCCGTGTCCTTTGTTCCTTTTCCTCTCACCTGCCCTGCCCCTTTAAGATCGGATACTTCAATCTAGGCGTGTTTCCTGCTGCCATTGACTAAAACGGAGAGCTGGCAGGCTGCAGGGAGAAAAAGCATATTCAACAGCTTTACGCCTGCGTCCGCACAGGCTGCCATTATctccacatttaaaaaaaaaaaaaaatcagtgggaAGGAAAACAAATCCCCGTAAAGCAGCTTAATCACGGCGCAGTTTGTCTAAACGCGGATCAGCTCGGccacgtgatttttttttttttttaaattttatttaaatcattcaTCGAGATGATATGAATGTCAGCCGACCAAGCTCCGCTCCTCCTGAGCAGCAGGATTTTCTGAGGTCTGCTGGGAAACACTCGCCTGAAGCCTTCGGATGATTTTAGTGTCCTCAGCAGCTGAAGAGATTggagattttgttttgtttggtttagtttAGTTGTATTTTTCTCACAGAAATGTGGGAGCATCTCTGTGGGGAATGACATGCTGCGGTAAagacctgggggggggggttggtggcgaggggggggggggacgcaGGGATGGAAATAACACGGGCTGGAAAACACTGATGATGTGATTGCGacactttttaaaacaaacaaacaaaaaaaaagaagaagaaagaaatatgcTTTGCAGTCTTTTTCCTGATCTGAAAGCTTCAACGTTATTGAGTGTGCGGCTTGTTTTGACTGAACAGTATCATCGGAACATATGAGGGCAAGGTCCTCATCAGCCCCATCTGCTCGTTGTCTCAGTCGTTTTCCACTTCAGCCCCGGACACCAGACCGAAGAGTGGTCTGAGAATAAAGAGGGGACATCATGTCGGCGGTGATGATCACGCGAAAGGTGCGAAAATGGGAGAAGCTCCCGGGGAAGAACACTTTCTGCTGCGACGGCCGGGTGATGATGGCCCGGCAGAAAGGAGTCTTCTACCTGACCCTGTTCCTCATCATCGGGACCTGCGCCCTCTTCTTCGCCTTTGAGTAAGTTCCTCCCCTCTGAGAGTGAATTCAAATTATCATAATTTAGCCCAGAAATTGTTGAGAAGTCTCGTCTGCGCTCTCGTGGCTCTTCCCAGGGCTGAAATATTCCCATTTCTGAAACCTTATCCTGAAACAACCAACTTTGACAGCTGCAACAATTAGTCGACTAACCAAACAGGCCTTCGTTGGTCGACAGAAAATTAGATGGAAGCAGTTTGAAGTGAATGTAAAGGGGTTGGAgtcaaaatgtgtctgtgttcttCTGTTATCTTCAGTAAATATCTTTAAGGTTTGGACATTGggacagacagatgaaacaaaatggTTGTAAATGTCGTTTTAGGCTCTGATATCTCTTGTCTTTCAcaatttaatgacattttactgGCCAAATATTTATcacatcaaattaaatcaaataataactATGGCAGTTTTACCATATCGATGATGCAACTcagcattattttcattatcaactgattctgatttattttcaattaatcGTCTCACCAATGAAAGCTGTGGAGAATTCAGAATCCATAGAATGTATTGAAAATTACTTGTTAGCCAACAAACTATCTAAATGAATTCAGGTAACTCTTGTGTGtggaaaaaattatatattgaaCCTGAAATTATCATTTTTGAATGAAAGAAATCTGAATTAGTTGATCATCAAAACAGTTGCTGAGTAATTCGATCATCTCACATTTAACCAACTTAATTCATAATATATGGCCTTTACGATAATATTAAGAGTATTGTGTCTTACTAagtttgtaaaatgtgtttcaaagTCTCATAATTATTTGGATCAGAGTGTTTGTCTTTGGCCTGCAGTTCTTACAGCCAAGAATATCAGTTTTGATTATTGACCCTGCAcactgtgcttctgtgttttgttcctCAAGTCCAGTTCCTGAGAGGTAAGAGGTATATGACTGACCACGTACAGAGGTGTTTAATAATTAATTGCCCTGCCTGCTCTGTCCAGCTTTGCTTGTGGTTTGAGAAAGGACGGCTCTATTTCTGTTGTCTCAGCTGATCTGTCTCAGTCCACTACTCGTACAACCCGCCGGACTCATTAGTACGGCAAACACTGTCGACTGGCTTCGATGCAGCCTGTAAACCCAAATCCTGTCAGTGAAGGCTGCACAGGGGATTGTTTTAGAAATGAACAAGACAAGTGTGAATAACCATTATAAAGCACATTCAGCgtactttattttgtttttttgtttttgtcctgtttatTCTGCCTTTTCtcgccatttttttttttagttgatcAAACTGGCCACGATGATTTAGCACAAATTCTGCAGTGTAACACAGTAACCTCTCTTGATTGTGGGCGTGTATGCAGCTATCAGGCCAAATGCATTTAGAGCATAGCCGAGGAGTagctgctttcactggtgccAGGCCCTTCCTG is a window of Echeneis naucrates chromosome 10, fEcheNa1.1, whole genome shotgun sequence DNA encoding:
- the tyw2 gene encoding tRNA wybutosine-synthesizing protein 2 homolog isoform X1, with amino-acid sequence MDGVPCLRVSQCHAQHFRRSLESSGAVDLTLCLLKETDGTVLLPILPSCLSQLDLQSLRSKVAADSYCEIVWSQTPLQSKKRRGKTGGSKLEKILQPLMESHGETWTEELRRDLPRSFQRHGDLVLLGDGCFSLPQWRKMEQQLWSAVATGLGAERLAKMSRISKDGFRSPVVTMLLGERSWVKHVDNGITYEFDVTKCMFSIGNITEKLRVAGFDCRGETVVDLYAGGIGYFTLPFLVHAGASHVHACEWNPDAIEALQKNLEANGVSECCTIHRGDNRQLQLCDIADRVNLGLIPSSEDGWPVACRLLKRKTGGILHIHQNVTSPLPNTTASPAVNDATQRVSGKKANREVWQAWADDAANRITCLLRDITGVSWTTNIQHIERVKSYAPHVHHVVLDLDCRPS
- the tyw2 gene encoding tRNA wybutosine-synthesizing protein 2 homolog isoform X2, which encodes MDGVPCLRVSQCHAQHFRRSLESSGAVDLTLCLLKETDGTVLLPILPSCLSQLDLQSLRSKVAADSYCEIVWSQTPLQSKKRRGKTGGSKLEKILQPLMESHGETWTEELRRDLPRSFQRHGDLVLLGDGCFSLPQWRKMEQQLWSAVATGLGAERLAKMSRISKDGFRSPVVTMLLGERSWVKHVDNGITYEFDVTKCMFSIGNITEKLRVAGFDCRGETVVDLYAGIGYFTLPFLVHAGASHVHACEWNPDAIEALQKNLEANGVSECCTIHRGDNRQLQLCDIADRVNLGLIPSSEDGWPVACRLLKRKTGGILHIHQNVTSPLPNTTASPAVNDATQRVSGKKANREVWQAWADDAANRITCLLRDITGVSWTTNIQHIERVKSYAPHVHHVVLDLDCRPS